Sequence from the Candidatus Binataceae bacterium genome:
GACGAACTCCGGCTGTTCCCGGACGAGTCTTATGTCCAACATTCAGTCTGTGTCCCTAGATGTTATCGGCTCCGTCAGCCCTGCCCGCTGCCGGTGAACCACCTTAAATTACGATGTTCCCGGAACCGCTAGCGGCCCGAAAAGGTTCAAGCCGCGTCGTCTAGCTCCCCTCGCTGTTCGCGGCCAACAGGGTCGCGATTTTTCAAGTTTTCGCACGACGCGCGAGGTCTCCGCCCTGCCCATCAAGTCAAAATCCAAGCCGCAGGACATCAAATAATGCCGCACGCTCGCAAATCCGCATCTTCCTATTATATGCGCCCGGCATCCCCTGCGGGATGACCCTGCCCTAGTCACCAGCACTCACGGCTCAGCGCGCTCTCCTGACATAGAATGATGAGGATGTTACGATTCCGTCACGATGGGACGGAGTAAGATAACCCTCGAACAAGTGCGGCACGTCGCGCTACTGGCACGGCTCAGCCTCGCGCCCGACGAGGAAGACAGAATCAGGGCGAATATGGACGAAATTCTGGACTATATCGACAAGCTCAACGAGCTTTCGACTGACGGTATTGAGCCAACGGCACAAGTGGGCGATGCCGGAACTCCCACGCGCGCCGACGCCGTTACCAACCATCCGGCCGCGGATGCGATGCTTGCGAACGCCCCCGCACGCGAGCGGGGATTTTTCAAAGTCCCGAAGATTATCGATTGAATGCGACTATCGAGCGAGTCCTCCCGTGGCACCCTCGTCTGAGCTTAACTGTCTGACTATTTCCGAGGCAGCAGAGCGTCTGCGGCGGCGCGAATTTTCCGTGCTGGAGTTGACGCGCGCGTGCCTGGAGCGCATCGCTGCGGTGGATCCAAAACTCAATGCCTTCATCACCGTGACAGAAGAGGAGGCTATGGCGCAGGCCGAGGCAGCCGACCGACGCCTCAAAGCTGGCGCCGCCGCGACGCTGTGCGGAATTCCGTTGGGGATAAAGGACATTTACTGCACGGCCGGAATGCGTACGACCTGCGCATCGAAGATCTTGGAGAACTTCGTGCCCCCTTTCGATGCCAGCGTGA
This genomic interval carries:
- the gatC gene encoding Asp-tRNA(Asn)/Glu-tRNA(Gln) amidotransferase subunit GatC; this encodes MGRSKITLEQVRHVALLARLSLAPDEEDRIRANMDEILDYIDKLNELSTDGIEPTAQVGDAGTPTRADAVTNHPAADAMLANAPARERGFFKVPKIID